The following proteins are co-located in the Engraulis encrasicolus isolate BLACKSEA-1 chromosome 2, IST_EnEncr_1.0, whole genome shotgun sequence genome:
- the pagr1 gene encoding PAXIP1-associated glutamate-rich protein 1, with the protein MAQAVAEKDAESSLTEGMETMGVQEADKTEKSSQGEKEKQQADKAKAEEASEAMEQGQKQEEEKKEADSVRAEEQKEEEGKGDIDSMEEHRGVQEQQQQHQQEGDEAEWEIPYSDEEMEEKEARCWMPAPQEIKRLYELLAKGEELELNYVPLPRRPPTPPRTPSPERDGQEAQEATEQESENRSLTPTEFDFNEEQTPKNTFINRRRTPGSSARSTVRREARMDKVLSDIKRHRKIDQQLLRSGRDLFKGEKSSPAPKEPPLSPNSQRERDKQRERDSNPNTVFSPRQRRY; encoded by the exons ATGGCGCAGGCAGTGGCGGAGAAAGATGCTGAAAGCTCCTTAACGGAAGGGATGGAGACTATGGGAGTGCAGGAGGCGGACAAGACGGAGAAATCAAGTCAGGGTGAAAAGGAGAAGCAGCAGGCAGACAAAGCCAAGGCAGAGGAGGCGAGCGAAGCCATGGAGCAAGGTCAAAAGCAAGAAG aagagaagaaagaggcggATAGCgtgagagcagaggagcagaaggaggaggaggggaaag GTGATATTGACAGTATGGAGGAGCACAGAGGAgtacaggagcagcagcagcagcaccaacagGAGGGTGATGAGGCAGAGTGGGAGATCCCCTACAGTgacgaggagatggaggagaaggaggcgcgCTGCTGGATGCCGGCGCCGCAGGAGATCAAGAGGCTGTACGAGCTGCTGGCCAAGGGGGAGGAGCTGGAGCTGAATTACGTGCCCCTCCCCCGACGGCCCCCCACGCCCCCTCGCACCCCCTCACCTGAGCGGGACGGGCAGGAGGCGCAGGAGGCCACGGAACAGGAGAGcgagaacaggt ctctcactccaactGAGTTTGACTTCAACGAGGAGCAGACTCCTAAAAACACCTTCATCAACCGCAGAAGGACCccag GCTCGTCGGCTCGCTCCACGGTGCGTCGGGAGGCGCGCATGGACAAGGTGCTGTCGGACATCAAGCGGCACCGCAAGATCGACCAGCAGCTGCTGCGCAGTGGGCGGGACTTGTTCAAGGGTGAGAAGTCCAGCCCGGCCCCCAAGGAACCGCCGCTCTCCCCCAACAGCCAACGGGAACGCGACAAGCAGCGGGAAAGAGACAGCAACCCCAACACTGTCTTCAGCCCTCGCCAGAGGAGATACTGA